Part of the Desulfonatronovibrio magnus genome is shown below.
CAGGCTACTTCTGCCTTGGAAAGTTTTGGCCAGGTCTCCCGGCGACCATGCTTATCCATTACAAATACCTTGTTGTCATTACTGCCAAAGGGAGTCTGCAGGGGTTGCACATGATTGGCGACGATAATATCAAGCTGCTTGTTTCTGAGCTTAAGGTGGGCATTTTCTTCTAAGTGGTCTGCTTCAGCAGCAAATCCTGCAATTGTCTGATGACTGGTTTTCCGAGATGACATCTCAGCCAGAATATCAGGATTGGAGTTCATTTCCCAGCAAACGCTTTTTATGCCATGTTTTTTAAATTTTGCATCAGGACATGGTACAGGTGCAAAATCAGAGACTGCAGCACTGAAAATTCCTTTGTCACATTTGTGCCATAGAGATGAACAGGCATCAAACATTCCCATAGCTGTGGTTACAGCTATGGGCTCAAATCCGGGCAATCCGGAAACAGGGGCCATGGGACCGTGAACAAAATAGACTTGAGCGCCTCTTATCCAGCAGGCCAGAGCTATGGCCAGCCCCATTTTTCCGGATGATGGATTGCTTAAAAAACGAACCAGATCATAATACTCATGAGTAGGTCCGGCTGTAATCAGAACCTTCTGTCCTTCAAGGTCGTTTGCACCGAGAGACCTGAGCACATGATAATATAAATCAGCTACTGGAGCCAGTCGCCCGGTCCCGGTCTGTCCGCAGGCAACCGAACCTTCATGGGGCATAATAATAGTATGACCTCTTTTGATCAAAACATCAATATTATGAACAACTGCGCTGTTGTCCCACATGGCAGGATTCATGGCAGGGCAAAAGTAAGCTGCTCCCTTCCAGGCTAGAAGCTGTGTTGAGAGAAGATCATCGCCCAGTCCACAGGCAGCCTTGCTGATTATGTTTGCTGTGGCAGGCGCTACAAAAAAAGAATGAGCTGTCCGGCCTGGAGAAAGATGAGAA
Proteins encoded:
- the coaBC gene encoding bifunctional phosphopantothenoylcysteine decarboxylase/phosphopantothenate--cysteine ligase CoaBC — protein: MLQHHYPVFKIFRGKRVHFGLTGSVAAYKILELLRLLKKSHIDAGATLTNSAASFVTPLSLQALGADPVYSGSEYDQADIFSHLSPGRTAHSFFVAPATANIISKAACGLGDDLLSTQLLAWKGAAYFCPAMNPAMWDNSAVVHNIDVLIKRGHTIIMPHEGSVACGQTGTGRLAPVADLYYHVLRSLGANDLEGQKVLITAGPTHEYYDLVRFLSNPSSGKMGLAIALACWIRGAQVYFVHGPMAPVSGLPGFEPIAVTTAMGMFDACSSLWHKCDKGIFSAAVSDFAPVPCPDAKFKKHGIKSVCWEMNSNPDILAEMSSRKTSHQTIAGFAAEADHLEENAHLKLRNKQLDIIVANHVQPLQTPFGSNDNKVFVMDKHGRRETWPKLSKAEVAWRLIDWFSLI